A part of Melittangium boletus DSM 14713 genomic DNA contains:
- a CDS encoding dienelactone hydrolase family protein, whose product MKRVLGVMVGLMALTAVAKPVQKPVKYELDGTKFEGVLVYDDAVKGSRPGLVMVPNWLGINAPNLKHATEIAGKQYIVFVTDMYGESVRPKNQQEAGQAAGAVKGDRNLMRARVNKALEVLRAEGKAAGVDAKKLGAIGFCFGGTSVLELARSGTPIAGVVSFHGGLDAPMPAAEGAVKAKVLALHGADDPFVPAAEVSGFEDEMRKAKADWELVAYGGAVHSFSEREANVPGQSQYNEKVAKRAFLAMNNFFAEVFGK is encoded by the coding sequence ATGAAGCGAGTACTCGGAGTGATGGTGGGCCTGATGGCCCTGACGGCGGTGGCCAAGCCGGTGCAGAAGCCGGTGAAGTACGAGCTGGACGGGACGAAGTTCGAGGGCGTGCTGGTCTACGACGACGCGGTGAAGGGCTCGCGTCCGGGGCTGGTGATGGTGCCCAACTGGTTGGGCATCAACGCACCCAACCTCAAGCACGCGACGGAGATCGCGGGCAAGCAGTACATCGTCTTCGTCACCGACATGTACGGCGAGTCCGTGCGCCCCAAGAACCAGCAGGAGGCGGGGCAGGCGGCTGGCGCGGTGAAGGGGGATCGCAACCTCATGCGGGCCCGCGTGAACAAGGCGCTGGAGGTGCTGCGCGCCGAGGGCAAGGCGGCGGGAGTCGACGCGAAGAAGCTGGGCGCCATCGGCTTCTGCTTCGGCGGAACGAGCGTGCTGGAGCTGGCGCGCAGCGGGACGCCGATCGCGGGCGTGGTGTCCTTCCACGGCGGTCTGGACGCGCCCATGCCGGCGGCCGAGGGCGCGGTGAAGGCCAAGGTGCTCGCGCTGCACGGCGCGGATGATCCGTTCGTTCCCGCCGCCGAGGTGAGTGGCTTCGAGGACGAGATGCGCAAGGCCAAGGCGGACTGGGAGCTGGTGGCCTACGGCGGCGCGGTGCACAGCTTCTCCGAGCGCGAGGCCAATGTTCCGGGCCAGTCCCAGTACAACGAGAAGGTGGCCAAGCGGGCCTTCCTGGCGATGAACAACTTCTTCGCCGAGGTCTTCGGCAAGTAA
- a CDS encoding PEGA domain-containing protein — MRRLMSVPLLLVLTTGCASTTVIRSDPSGARVKSRSGELLGRTPYEHSDSATVNHTESFVLELEGYAPEYVTIRRDQWNSVRTAGGIVGGLFVFPVFATLFWAADYKPLYSVELREEVEPVRGEAAPAPARAARRAAYR, encoded by the coding sequence ATGCGTCGTCTGATGTCCGTCCCGCTCCTCCTCGTTCTCACCACCGGCTGCGCGAGCACGACGGTGATTCGCTCCGACCCCAGCGGTGCCCGGGTCAAGTCCCGCTCGGGTGAGCTCTTGGGGCGGACGCCGTACGAGCACAGCGACTCGGCGACGGTCAATCACACGGAGAGCTTCGTGCTGGAACTGGAGGGGTACGCTCCCGAGTACGTCACCATCCGGCGGGACCAGTGGAACAGCGTCCGGACCGCGGGAGGAATCGTCGGGGGCTTGTTCGTGTTTCCCGTCTTCGCCACGCTGTTCTGGGCCGCCGACTACAAGCCCCTGTACAGCGTCGAACTGCGCGAGGAGGTCGAGCCGGTTCGAGGGGAAGCAGCGCCCGCGCCGGCCCGGGCGGCTCGCCGCGCTGCCTATCGCTGA
- a CDS encoding putative metal-binding motif-containing protein, with amino-acid sequence MKHALVVLLACLVGCTVPTLEEIEATSPPYACSAEFACPAGQVCVGTQCLRPDQLACMPGTTESCGSGVGECREGTRTCGEQGSFGACEGETTAVAEVCDGLDNDCDGTVDLVSRLFERPSPGFALNATVFLGTSSLLTTSVEGGDILVRVLEPGQSPRLSESFGPMDKSTLILGHALLSYSADSAVVVWVEHVVGTERFLLRRVALDRKGQRITSPSTVTFSTKFSFLRDMRITDNAGQILLLAEWSNQAAPSEDGQDSRELWAVVLGKKDSSVLDIRVLGSATEQFGLHATANETGTGFLVAHERGGQRFLHQFSVGDSTVPTVSIPLHVPGSLTHSPFIADGVDKSLGVRVYFVQKRDSSPVSEIVSVRCVVSSSSDTSNCSPEATHYTDPHAIRRAWLGLNPKTGLPGFALFSWRDEGMSHDTLSVAPLSADSTSATATLLLPTESENQTLVVLPDSSRYVTFTRKNVSEPGAPDEAALLHFCAP; translated from the coding sequence GTGAAGCACGCCCTGGTCGTGTTGCTCGCCTGTCTCGTTGGCTGCACCGTGCCAACCCTCGAGGAAATCGAGGCCACGTCTCCTCCCTATGCGTGCAGCGCGGAGTTCGCCTGTCCAGCGGGGCAGGTCTGCGTTGGCACACAATGCCTGCGGCCGGATCAGCTGGCCTGCATGCCCGGGACGACGGAGTCCTGTGGCTCGGGGGTGGGCGAGTGCCGCGAGGGGACGCGGACGTGTGGGGAGCAGGGCTCCTTCGGGGCCTGTGAAGGGGAGACGACGGCGGTGGCCGAGGTCTGTGACGGCCTGGACAACGACTGCGATGGAACGGTGGATCTCGTCAGCCGATTGTTCGAGCGTCCCTCGCCCGGCTTCGCGCTGAACGCCACGGTCTTCCTCGGCACGTCATCCTTGCTCACCACCTCGGTGGAGGGCGGAGACATCCTGGTGCGCGTCCTGGAGCCAGGGCAGTCGCCTCGCTTGAGCGAGTCCTTCGGGCCCATGGATAAGAGCACCCTCATCCTGGGTCACGCGCTCCTGTCCTACTCGGCGGATTCCGCCGTGGTGGTCTGGGTGGAGCATGTGGTGGGCACGGAACGGTTCCTGCTCCGGCGTGTCGCGTTGGACCGCAAGGGGCAGCGAATCACTTCCCCGTCGACCGTGACGTTCAGCACCAAGTTCTCCTTCCTCCGGGATATGAGGATCACCGACAACGCGGGGCAGATCCTCTTGTTGGCCGAGTGGAGCAACCAGGCCGCGCCGAGCGAGGACGGTCAGGACTCTCGGGAACTCTGGGCGGTCGTCCTCGGCAAGAAGGATTCCTCCGTGCTGGACATCCGGGTCCTTGGCTCGGCCACCGAGCAGTTCGGCCTGCATGCCACGGCGAACGAGACGGGGACCGGCTTCCTCGTGGCCCACGAGCGCGGTGGTCAACGGTTCCTGCATCAATTCTCCGTCGGCGACTCCACGGTGCCCACGGTGAGTATTCCGCTGCATGTGCCCGGGTCCTTGACCCACTCGCCCTTCATCGCCGATGGCGTGGACAAGTCGCTCGGCGTCCGTGTGTATTTCGTCCAGAAGCGGGATTCGTCTCCCGTCTCCGAGATCGTCTCGGTGCGCTGTGTCGTCTCGTCCTCGTCCGACACCAGCAACTGCTCCCCGGAGGCGACGCACTACACGGACCCGCACGCCATCCGGCGCGCGTGGTTGGGGCTGAATCCGAAGACGGGACTGCCGGGGTTCGCGTTGTTCTCCTGGCGGGACGAGGGCATGTCGCATGACACTCTCTCCGTCGCCCCGTTGTCGGCGGATTCGACGAGCGCGACCGCCACGTTGTTGTTGCCAACCGAGAGCGAGAACCAGACGCTCGTCGTCCTGCCGGACTCCTCCCGTTACGTGACCTTCACCCGGAAGAACGTCTCGGAACCGGGCGCTCCGGACGAGGCCGCCCTCCTCCACTTCTGTGCCCCCTGA
- a CDS encoding serine/threonine protein kinase has translation MAEVFLAKVEGPMGFEKSLVLKRILPHLAENEQFVEMFFTEARVAAQLNHPHIVQIFDFGQAEDTYYLAMEYIDGPDLRALSRRSVRGKEPLPPAFCAKVIAAACEGLAFAHDFVDSSSGEPLGLIHRDISPDNILLSRQGTVKVVDFGIAKAANQSHKTTTGLIKGKLAYMPPEQLQGMSLDRRVDVYSLGMVLYELLTGTYPFDANTDVSMMQAILYEPQVSAATRRPELPTELVRILGKALAKEREQRYADCIAFQTDLERFIRSTGESVGARDLAQVVEKYCPRNPESPRSAPIERAALQTLPEHPPPETPAPPSRRGRIALGIALGGLVLAAGTGVVLVRGPGTSPTPVAAAPPPRPVVEPAAVAPPPPEPTPEPTPEPAPEPQAAPPVIAEKAPEKPPGVEPAPVRVPQKGKLTIRVRPYATVFLDGTALGQTPLAPVTLSAGTHTLRLINRDLDKDVTRTVEVKPGQPTLFTLDFQAD, from the coding sequence ATGGCGGAGGTATTCCTCGCCAAGGTCGAAGGCCCCATGGGCTTCGAGAAGTCGCTCGTCCTCAAGCGGATCCTTCCGCACCTCGCGGAGAACGAGCAGTTCGTGGAGATGTTCTTCACCGAGGCCCGCGTGGCCGCGCAGCTCAACCACCCCCACATCGTGCAGATCTTCGACTTCGGTCAGGCCGAGGACACCTACTACCTGGCGATGGAGTACATCGACGGGCCCGACCTGCGCGCCCTGTCACGCAGGTCCGTGCGCGGAAAGGAGCCCCTGCCCCCCGCCTTCTGCGCCAAGGTCATCGCCGCCGCGTGCGAGGGCCTGGCCTTCGCCCATGACTTCGTGGACTCCTCCAGTGGCGAGCCCCTGGGGCTCATTCACCGCGACATCAGCCCCGACAACATCCTGCTGTCGCGCCAGGGCACCGTGAAGGTGGTGGACTTCGGCATCGCCAAGGCCGCCAACCAGAGCCATAAGACGACCACGGGCCTCATCAAGGGGAAGCTGGCCTACATGCCACCGGAGCAGCTCCAGGGCATGTCGCTCGACCGGCGCGTGGACGTGTACTCGCTCGGGATGGTGCTCTACGAATTGCTCACGGGCACCTACCCCTTCGACGCCAACACCGACGTGAGCATGATGCAGGCCATCCTGTACGAGCCGCAGGTGTCCGCGGCCACGCGCCGGCCGGAGTTACCCACGGAGCTGGTGCGCATCCTCGGCAAGGCCCTGGCCAAGGAGCGCGAGCAGCGCTACGCGGATTGCATCGCCTTCCAGACGGACCTGGAGCGCTTCATCCGCTCCACCGGAGAGTCCGTGGGCGCACGGGACCTGGCGCAGGTGGTGGAGAAGTACTGCCCGAGAAACCCGGAGTCTCCCAGGAGCGCGCCCATCGAAAGAGCCGCGCTCCAGACCCTCCCCGAGCATCCACCGCCCGAAACACCCGCGCCCCCTTCCCGCCGGGGCCGCATCGCGCTGGGAATCGCCCTGGGCGGACTGGTGCTCGCCGCGGGCACGGGGGTCGTGCTCGTCCGGGGACCCGGGACGTCACCCACGCCCGTGGCCGCCGCTCCTCCGCCGCGTCCCGTGGTCGAGCCCGCCGCCGTTGCACCGCCGCCCCCCGAACCCACTCCGGAGCCCACTCCAGAACCCGCTCCGGAGCCCCAGGCCGCGCCGCCCGTCATCGCCGAGAAGGCACCGGAGAAGCCCCCCGGGGTGGAGCCCGCCCCCGTCAGGGTTCCCCAGAAGGGGAAGCTCACGATCCGCGTCCGGCCGTATGCCACCGTGTTCCTGGATGGCACGGCACTCGGACAGACACCGCTCGCGCCCGTGACACTCTCCGCGGGAACACACACCCTGCGGCTCATCAACCGGGATCTCGACAAGGACGTCACCCGCACCGTCGAGGTCAAACCCGGCCAGCCCACCCTCTTCACGCTCGACTTCCAGGCGGACTGA
- a CDS encoding ferrochelatase — translation MSAFPQTAFAELERLGPLLGVRASLDTSRECAPLPVELAARVLAGQEAGERGGAFVRGLTDVVLVLIEDFPDNIFWDLDYLACRLWSAGGPRDIEVFTHRVVGLFRGFGNKSELRFRYAHDFLFGFDWARWVAREPLVRAGIGPFDLAFFDYLDARRQTLVELISDNDAKYGQLEGAAFRNPFTFLREPHEEELLHQMLAREDLIPVKAWRMDGERRWELPFSDLRAETARRLGITREDAS, via the coding sequence GTGAGCGCGTTTCCTCAGACGGCGTTCGCGGAGTTGGAGCGGCTGGGTCCGTTGCTGGGCGTCCGGGCGTCGCTCGACACTTCCCGCGAGTGCGCGCCATTGCCGGTGGAGTTGGCGGCGCGGGTGCTCGCCGGGCAGGAGGCGGGCGAGCGGGGGGGCGCGTTCGTCCGGGGGCTGACGGACGTGGTGCTCGTGCTGATCGAGGACTTTCCGGACAACATCTTCTGGGACCTGGACTATCTGGCGTGCCGGCTGTGGAGCGCCGGAGGGCCTCGGGACATCGAGGTGTTCACGCACCGGGTGGTGGGCTTGTTCCGGGGTTTCGGCAACAAGTCCGAGCTGCGCTTCCGCTACGCCCACGATTTCCTGTTCGGCTTCGACTGGGCGCGTTGGGTGGCGCGCGAGCCCTTGGTGCGCGCGGGCATCGGTCCCTTCGATCTGGCGTTCTTCGACTATCTGGACGCGCGGCGCCAGACGTTGGTCGAGCTCATCTCGGACAACGACGCCAAGTACGGACAGCTCGAGGGGGCGGCCTTTCGCAATCCCTTCACCTTTCTGCGCGAGCCCCACGAGGAGGAGTTGCTGCACCAGATGCTCGCCCGGGAGGACCTCATCCCCGTGAAGGCTTGGCGCATGGATGGGGAGCGCCGCTGGGAATTGCCGTTCTCGGACCTGCGGGCCGAGACCGCCCGGCGCCTGGGAATCACTCGGGAGGATGCCTCGTGA
- a CDS encoding zinc-binding metallopeptidase family protein, whose amino-acid sequence MKIFNCQQCGLMVYFSNTRCERCGHALGYLPGLTTLSALTPLEGECWRPLAAPEQPSRFCANAAHSACNWLVPAESSDAYCRACRLNRTIPVLTEGDNLSRWRRLEVAKHQLVYGLLRLGLPVTSKFEDPNVGLAFDFLARPEGQGAGQAPIVTGHASGLITIDVTEADDAERERHRRDLAEPYRTLLGHFRHEVGHYYWERLVQGGPWMETFRELFGDERQDYGASLTTHYAEGPPKDWRQRFVSGYASAHPWEDFAETWAHYLHIVDTLETAHAFGLRVQPRGARDSALTMEIEVDPYQQPDFDGLLKAWLPLTYAVNSLNQSMGQPDLYPFVLAPAVMGKLRFVHALLFPAKVAAMNALTAMQ is encoded by the coding sequence ATGAAGATCTTCAACTGCCAGCAGTGCGGCTTGATGGTGTACTTCAGCAACACCCGGTGTGAGCGCTGTGGACATGCCCTGGGCTATCTGCCGGGCTTGACGACCCTGAGTGCCCTGACTCCGCTGGAGGGGGAGTGCTGGCGCCCGCTGGCCGCGCCCGAGCAACCATCCCGGTTCTGTGCCAATGCCGCCCATTCCGCGTGCAACTGGCTGGTGCCCGCCGAGAGTTCCGACGCGTATTGCCGCGCCTGCCGGCTCAACCGGACGATCCCCGTGCTGACCGAGGGCGACAACCTGTCGCGCTGGCGGCGGTTGGAGGTCGCCAAGCACCAGCTCGTGTACGGCTTGCTCCGGCTCGGTCTGCCGGTCACGAGCAAGTTCGAGGATCCGAACGTGGGTCTCGCCTTCGACTTCCTCGCCCGTCCGGAAGGGCAGGGGGCGGGACAGGCTCCGATCGTCACGGGTCACGCCTCGGGGTTGATCACCATCGACGTCACCGAGGCGGATGATGCCGAGCGCGAGCGCCACCGCCGCGATCTGGCGGAGCCCTATCGCACGTTGCTCGGGCACTTCCGCCACGAGGTGGGCCACTACTACTGGGAGCGGTTGGTCCAGGGCGGTCCGTGGATGGAGACCTTCCGCGAGTTGTTCGGCGATGAGCGCCAGGATTATGGCGCCAGCCTGACGACGCATTACGCCGAGGGTCCTCCGAAGGATTGGCGGCAGCGCTTCGTGAGTGGCTACGCCAGTGCCCACCCGTGGGAGGACTTCGCGGAGACCTGGGCGCACTACCTGCACATCGTGGACACCCTGGAGACGGCGCATGCGTTCGGGCTGCGCGTCCAGCCTCGGGGTGCGCGGGACTCCGCGCTCACGATGGAGATCGAGGTCGACCCCTATCAGCAGCCGGACTTCGACGGCCTGCTCAAGGCGTGGCTGCCCCTGACGTACGCGGTCAACAGCCTCAACCAGAGCATGGGCCAGCCGGACCTGTATCCCTTCGTCCTGGCGCCCGCGGTCATGGGGAAACTCCGCTTCGTCCACGCCCTCCTCTTCCCCGCGAAGGTGGCGGCGATGAACGCCTTGACGGCCATGCAGTAG
- a CDS encoding prenyltransferase — MAWLQASRLPSQSYIALPLLLGQFVAARERGGALELGTLVAVQLFGLFDQLFIVYANDWADQETDRRNRTATLFSGGSRVLVEGRLSSRALGGAAIVCAVGLMGVSLGLAVLRDEPLLMALAGAALALLWAYSYPPLKLSYRGGGELLQMVGVAGVLPLYGYLAQGGELSGFPWALTLMLLPTHLACSIATALPDEPSDRDSDKRTLPVRVGGERAAWVILALNGLTWVLAPAGLASVGLRLGAGWLVPGVAALAVVGVRPAPPGSRRILVRVSAAILATLAVVAWVILGLAFPHGGHDV; from the coding sequence ATGGCCTGGCTCCAGGCGTCCCGGTTGCCCTCGCAGTCGTACATCGCGCTGCCCTTGTTGCTCGGTCAGTTCGTCGCGGCGCGGGAGCGGGGGGGCGCACTGGAGCTGGGCACGCTCGTGGCGGTGCAGCTCTTCGGCCTGTTCGATCAACTCTTCATCGTCTACGCCAACGACTGGGCGGATCAGGAGACCGACCGCCGCAACCGGACGGCCACGCTCTTCTCGGGGGGCTCGCGGGTGCTCGTCGAGGGACGGCTGTCGTCCCGGGCGCTCGGCGGGGCCGCGATCGTGTGCGCGGTGGGGTTGATGGGCGTGTCCCTGGGCCTGGCGGTGCTCCGGGACGAGCCGCTGCTCATGGCGCTGGCCGGGGCGGCGCTGGCGCTGCTGTGGGCCTACAGCTATCCGCCATTGAAGCTGTCCTATCGGGGGGGCGGGGAGTTGTTGCAGATGGTGGGCGTGGCCGGCGTGCTGCCCCTGTATGGCTACCTCGCGCAGGGGGGCGAGCTGTCCGGGTTTCCGTGGGCGCTCACGCTGATGCTGCTGCCCACCCACCTGGCCTGTTCCATCGCCACCGCGCTGCCCGATGAGCCCTCGGATCGCGACAGTGACAAGCGCACGCTGCCCGTCCGCGTGGGCGGCGAGCGGGCCGCGTGGGTCATCCTGGCGCTCAACGGACTCACATGGGTGCTGGCCCCCGCCGGTCTCGCGTCCGTGGGCCTGCGGCTGGGGGCGGGATGGCTCGTGCCGGGGGTCGCGGCGCTCGCGGTGGTGGGCGTGCGTCCCGCGCCCCCGGGCTCGCGGCGCATCCTCGTCCGGGTCTCGGCCGCCATCCTCGCCACCCTGGCGGTGGTGGCCTGGGTGATCCTCGGCCTCGCGTTTCCCCACGGCGGCCATGACGTATGA
- a CDS encoding lycopene cyclase domain-containing protein: MTYEFLVLSVLFLVPGLLIGWGRPDLRGLMKRSVLFALPFAATEWLFYPEYWTPRFLFDLADRIGFGIEDVLFVAGLAAFASTGYAVVFRQTVVPRRDAGRPVWRVVGALVLVLGMAGVLRGVGVPILYASVVAMVAGAGGLLGVRPDLRRPGLLGGLVSMAIYLVLCLVFARLVPGVFERTWRPSLLLPGRFLGVPLDELLYGFGAGVAATAFPAWAFGLGFAPRRRGALPAGPGSV; this comes from the coding sequence ATGACGTATGAATTCCTGGTGCTGTCGGTGCTGTTCCTGGTGCCGGGCCTCCTCATCGGGTGGGGCCGCCCGGACCTGCGCGGGCTGATGAAGCGCTCGGTGCTGTTCGCGCTCCCGTTCGCGGCGACCGAATGGCTCTTCTATCCGGAGTATTGGACGCCCCGCTTCCTGTTCGACCTGGCGGATCGGATCGGCTTTGGCATCGAGGATGTGTTGTTCGTGGCCGGGCTCGCCGCCTTCGCCTCCACGGGCTACGCGGTGGTGTTCCGCCAGACGGTGGTGCCGAGGCGGGACGCGGGGCGGCCAGTGTGGCGGGTCGTGGGCGCGCTGGTGCTCGTGCTGGGGATGGCCGGAGTGCTGCGGGGCGTGGGGGTGCCCATCCTCTATGCCTCGGTGGTGGCCATGGTCGCGGGGGCCGGGGGCCTGTTGGGCGTGCGCCCGGATTTGAGGAGACCCGGACTGCTCGGGGGGCTGGTGTCGATGGCCATCTACCTGGTGTTGTGCCTGGTCTTCGCGCGGCTCGTGCCGGGGGTCTTCGAGCGGACGTGGCGGCCGAGCCTGCTGCTCCCGGGCCGGTTTCTCGGCGTTCCCCTGGATGAGTTGCTGTACGGATTCGGCGCGGGTGTGGCCGCCACGGCCTTTCCCGCCTGGGCCTTCGGCCTCGGGTTCGCGCCCCGGCGGCGGGGTGCGCTTCCCGCCGGACCCGGAAGCGTGTAA
- the dbpA gene encoding ATP-dependent RNA helicase DbpA has translation MDFSSLSLAPPLLQVLEELNFRTATPIQSQSIPVLLAGRDLVGQAKTGSGKTAAFALPLLHKTHLSRRRLQGLVLCPTRELCAQVAGEIRRLGRRLPGLQVLVLAGGQPIRPQLDALEKGAHLAVGTPGRILDLLQREALDTGQLSTVVLDEADRMLDMGFREDMERILGATPPTRQTVLFSATFPDTIEDLSRTFQKEPTRVTVVEEGAAAPDIQQLGYMCAPEEKTALLLRLLRHYQPVSAIVFCNLKATVVELTRALREAGVSADGLQGDLEQSERDRVMARFRNHSIRVLVATDVAGRGIDVEALDAVVNFDLPSQPEPYVHRIGRTGRAGRRGLALSLVTPKDDRKVETLEQGMGVKLERASAESLPPEDPASGVSLAAPWETLCISAGRKDKMRPGDILGALTGEAGGLNASDVGKIEIQDRLSYVAVAKGIVRVALQRLRDGWIKGRKQRIDWVR, from the coding sequence ATGGATTTCTCCTCGCTGTCCCTCGCTCCGCCGCTGCTGCAAGTCCTCGAGGAACTGAACTTCCGGACCGCCACGCCCATCCAGTCCCAGAGCATCCCCGTGTTGTTGGCGGGGCGGGATCTCGTCGGTCAGGCGAAGACGGGCAGCGGCAAGACGGCGGCCTTCGCGCTGCCCCTGCTGCACAAGACGCACCTGTCGCGACGGCGGCTCCAGGGGCTCGTGCTCTGTCCCACGCGGGAGCTCTGCGCGCAGGTCGCCGGAGAGATCCGCCGGTTGGGCCGGCGGCTGCCCGGACTCCAGGTGCTCGTGCTCGCGGGAGGCCAGCCCATTCGCCCTCAGTTGGACGCGCTGGAGAAGGGTGCCCACCTGGCCGTGGGCACGCCGGGCCGTATCCTGGATCTCCTCCAACGGGAGGCGCTGGACACGGGTCAGCTTTCCACCGTGGTGCTGGATGAGGCCGACCGGATGCTCGACATGGGCTTCCGGGAGGACATGGAGCGCATCCTCGGCGCCACTCCGCCCACGCGGCAGACCGTGCTCTTCTCCGCGACGTTCCCCGACACCATCGAGGACTTGAGCCGGACCTTCCAGAAGGAGCCCACGCGTGTGACCGTCGTGGAGGAGGGCGCCGCCGCGCCCGACATCCAACAACTGGGGTACATGTGCGCGCCCGAGGAGAAGACGGCGCTCCTGCTCCGGCTGCTCCGGCACTACCAGCCCGTGTCCGCCATCGTGTTCTGCAACCTCAAGGCGACGGTGGTCGAGCTGACGCGCGCGCTTCGGGAGGCCGGAGTGAGCGCGGATGGTCTCCAGGGAGACCTGGAGCAGAGTGAGCGGGATCGCGTCATGGCGCGCTTTCGCAATCACAGCATCCGGGTTCTCGTCGCGACGGATGTGGCGGGCCGGGGCATCGACGTCGAGGCGTTGGATGCCGTCGTCAACTTCGATCTGCCCTCGCAGCCCGAGCCCTACGTGCACCGCATTGGCCGCACGGGCCGCGCGGGACGAAGGGGGCTGGCCCTGTCGCTCGTCACGCCGAAGGACGACCGAAAGGTCGAGACCCTGGAGCAGGGGATGGGCGTGAAGCTGGAGCGCGCGAGCGCGGAGTCCCTGCCCCCGGAAGACCCGGCGAGCGGCGTGTCACTCGCGGCGCCCTGGGAGACGCTCTGCATCTCCGCGGGCCGCAAGGACAAGATGCGGCCGGGGGATATCCTCGGAGCCCTGACGGGGGAGGCGGGCGGGCTGAACGCCTCCGACGTGGGGAAGATCGAGATCCAGGATCGCTTGTCCTATGTCGCCGTCGCCAAGGGCATCGTGCGCGTCGCGCTCCAGCGGCTGCGCGATGGGTGGATCAAGGGACGCAAGCAGCGCATCGACTGGGTGAGATAG
- a CDS encoding DUF7107 domain-containing protein, whose protein sequence is MPNVASPSVSRWLSLLALAVGFSAGCVFVDGPSGGSGWDDGFSTSCVDDSDCRSTQYCMRGKCEEKTADAQTCRSSNDCSRGDTCINGVCNRPCKRDADCGSGYVCDGFYCQVKGKPTDGGTRPSDGGTPRPDAGTCTPPPASDAGTPPASDGGAAPACVRNTDCASGHYCINSACVRGCASDADCASSDMCSSNLCRPRPETTCTVAAQCATGNDCVDGTCRAPCASSTACSSGFACKVGYCMPSSTPGSGAACAVNCDCPSGERCVEGACEI, encoded by the coding sequence ATGCCGAACGTTGCTTCCCCTTCTGTCTCCCGGTGGTTGTCGCTGCTCGCGCTCGCAGTGGGCTTCTCGGCCGGATGTGTCTTCGTCGATGGCCCCTCGGGTGGCTCCGGATGGGACGATGGCTTTTCCACATCCTGCGTCGACGACTCGGACTGTCGCTCCACCCAGTACTGCATGCGCGGCAAGTGTGAGGAGAAGACCGCCGACGCCCAGACGTGCCGCTCCTCGAATGACTGCTCTCGTGGTGACACCTGCATCAACGGGGTGTGCAACCGGCCGTGCAAGCGCGACGCGGACTGCGGCTCGGGCTACGTGTGCGATGGCTTCTACTGCCAGGTGAAGGGCAAGCCCACCGATGGCGGCACGCGCCCCTCGGATGGCGGAACTCCTCGGCCGGACGCGGGCACCTGCACGCCTCCTCCCGCCAGCGACGCGGGGACGCCCCCGGCCTCGGACGGAGGAGCGGCGCCCGCCTGCGTGCGCAACACCGACTGTGCCTCGGGCCACTACTGCATCAACAGCGCGTGCGTGCGCGGCTGCGCTTCCGACGCGGACTGCGCCTCCTCGGACATGTGCTCGAGCAACCTGTGCCGTCCGCGGCCGGAGACCACGTGCACGGTCGCCGCGCAATGCGCCACGGGCAATGACTGCGTGGATGGCACCTGCCGCGCGCCCTGCGCCTCCAGCACGGCGTGCTCCTCGGGCTTCGCCTGCAAGGTGGGCTACTGCATGCCCTCGAGCACTCCGGGCAGCGGCGCGGCCTGCGCCGTCAACTGCGACTGCCCCTCGGGCGAGCGCTGCGTGGAAGGCGCCTGCGAGATCTGA